Below is a window of Paraburkholderia kururiensis DNA.
AATCAGGCAAAGATCGTGGATTTCGACGACGCCACGTTCGATCGAACCGTCGCCATCAATTTCAAGGGTGCGTTCAACGTGTCGCGCGAAGCCGCACGCCGCGTGCGTGACGGCGGACGCATCGTGAACCTGACGACGAGCGTGACCGGTATGCGTCTGCCCACGTATGCGGTCTATATCGCCACGAAATGCGCCGTGGAAGGTCTCACACAGGTTCTCGCGCAGGAAATGCGCGGGCGCGGCATCACCGTGAACGCCGTGGCGCCCGGGCCCGTTGCCACCGATCTGTTCCTCGCGGGCAAGAGCCCCGAACTCATCGACCGCATGGCGAAAATGAATCCGCTGGAACGGCTCGGGCAGACCGAAGACATCGCGAGCGTGGTCGCCTTCCTCGTGGGTCCGCAAGGCGGCTGGATCAACGGCCAGGTCGTGCGCGCGAACGGCGGCATGTGCTGAGCCGCACAACGCATATGCGCGGGAACGGACACGGGCGTGCCCGTTCCCGTGCGCCTGCCACCGTCATGCGCCGTGCGCGAAGAGCATGGCCTCGACGGCGAGCGATTCTTCCACCAGCTCCTGTACCGAAGCGCCGATCTTCTCGCGCGCAAACGCGTCGATCTCGAGCCCCGCAACCCGCTCGAACGTGCCGTCGCGACAGATCACGGGCACGCCGAACATGAGCCCTTCGGGCACACCGTAAGAGCCATCGGACGGCACGCTCATCGACACCCAGCCGTCGGCGCTGCCGTGAATCCAGTCGCGCATCTGGTCGATGGCGGCATTCGCGGCCGAGGCCGCGGAAGATGCCCCGCGCGCTTCGATGATCGCGGTGCCGCGACGCGCCACCTCCGGAATGAAGACTTCGCGATTCCAGCGCTCGTCGGCCACGCGCACCGCCGCCGGCTGTCCGTCGATCAACGCGAAGCGATAGTCGGGGTACATCGTGGGCGAATGATTGCCCCAGACGATCATGCGGCTGACCGCGTCTACTGCGACGCCACAGCGCGCGGCAAGCTTCGAGACCGCGCGATTGTGGTCGAGGCGGATCATGGCCGAAATGGCGTCGGCCGGCAGGTCCGGCGCATAGCGGCGGGCCACCCACGCATTGGTATTGGCGGGATTGCCGACCACGAGCACCTTGATCTCGCGACTCGCCACTTCGTTGAGCGCCTCGCCCTGCGTGCGGAAGATCGCGCCGTTGGCTGCCAGCAGATCGCGCCGCTCCATGCCTTTGCCGCGCGGACGCGAACCCACGAGCATCGCGTAGTCGGCGTCGCGAAACGCGACGCGCGGGTTGTCGCTGATTTCGATGGAACGCAGCAGCGGGAAGGCGCAGTCTTCGAGTTCCATCACCACACCACGCAGCGCCTCCAGCGCTTGCGGCAGTTCGAGCAACTGGAGGATGACGGGCTGATCTTCGCCCAGCAGGTCGCCGCGGGCAATGCGGAACAACAGCGAATACGCGATCTGGCCGGCCGCGCCGGTGACGGCCACACGCTGTGCGGGTTTGGACATCATGAGATTTCTCATGGAGAAGGGAACGTAAGGGCGCAGGGATCGAGCGGATTCACACGCCCATTCGATGCGCCACGGGTCTCGCACACTTCGCGGACCGACGCGGCGCGGGAGCGATCGGATCAGCCCAGCGCGGCTCGCGACAGAGCAACGAGGCACGGAGCATGGAACAGTTCGCCACGCGCAAGACCGCGCAACGTACGCGACAGCACGACCACCCAGAAGGCGCCCAGCATCGTCGCGAGCACGCCGCCGAACACGGCAAACGCAGCGAAGCCTGTCGCGCGATACAGCCCGAAGGTCGCGACGGTGTAGACGCCGAGCGGGAACGTGAAGCCCCACCATCCAAGATTGAAGGGCAAGCCCTCGCGGGAGTAGCGCACCGTGAAGAGCATGGCCGTAGCCAGCCACCAGAGGCCCACGCCCCACAGCAGCAAGCTTCCGATCAAACCGATGTCACGCGCGACCAGCGCCGTGGCAGCGAGCGGCGTGCCGGCATACGCAGCGGGCGCGGCGAGACCGAGGGTCAGCAGACCGAGTGCGCCGGTGCCGATCGGACCCAGCGTGAGCCAGCTCGACGGGCCCAGGTCGCGATGCGGAAGCTTGTGAATGACGAGCCGGAAGAAAACGACGGTGAGCACGCTGAACGCGAGCGGCACCGAAAGCGCCCAGAGCACGTAGCCCGCGGCCACGAGGAAGCGGGCCGTTTGCGCATCGACATGCGGCGCCAGCACGGCGGCGCTGGCCGCAGCCACTTCGGGCGCGACGATGGGCAGCAACAGCACCGCCGTGATGCGCTCGAACGCGTGGCTTTGGGCCGTGAACATCATGTACGGCACGCCGATGGCCACGGCGATCGCGAGCAGCGCGTCGAGGCACCACAGCTTATAGGCGAGCTGATAGGCGCCGTCGCCCAGATGCGGACCAGCAAAGAGCACGATGCCGTTGATGATCGGCGCCAGCCCCATGGGCACCGCGCCGAGGAACATGGACTGCAGCGGGTGATGCAGCATCGGCCGGATCGTCTCGGGATAGAAGACCCAGCGCCCGATCAGCATCGCCGTGAAGACGGCATAAAGCGCGATGCTGACGGCCCAGAGCATCTGGGCCAACGCCGTCTGCCCGGCGAAATGCCACGGCAGTCCCGCCAGCACGAGATACACGACGCCGTTGCCCATCGTCATGGCAAACCAGTTCGGCGTGAATTGCCGCACTCTTTCCGCCCATCCTTGCCGACGGTGCGTCGGCAATGCGCCATACGTTTTCGCGTTCATCGCAGTGTCCCTCTTCAAAGGCATCGGATGAATGCAATGTAGAGCGCACGCTGCCATACGAAAAATACAGGTTTGGTATCTGCGGGATACCTTATTGGCATGGCACGCCCGGCATGATCAGCCCCGGTTGAAGAGGCTCGATACCTCCACCAGTTGCGACAACGGACGCTTGATGTGGCCGTCCGCCTTCAGCATGACAAGCCCATGCAGTTGAGCCCAGACCAGATGGGCTTCGTCGTCGACGCGATCTGCGGGAGTCGTAGCGGACAAGGCTTCACGCAAGCGGTTGAAGGCGCCCACGGCGGCGGCTTCCAGCGCGCTTCCCGAGCCCGCCTTGGGCACGACGTGCGACGCGAACATCAGCCGATAGAGTTCGACATTCGCTTCGCCGAATGCGACATAGGCAAGCGCCATGGCTTTCAGCGCGCCGCCTGCCTCTCCAGCCGATGCGGCGGCGGCCAGCGTCGCCGAGAACTCGTCGAACCCTTCCGTCGTGACCGCCTCGAGCAATGCGTCGCGGTCCGCAAAATGCCGATAAGGGGCCGGCTGGCTAACGCCGGCAAGCCGCGCAAGCGAGGCCAGCGACACCGCATGGGCACCGCTCTGCGCAATCTCTTCCCGTGCGATTCGCACCAGCGTCCGCCGAAGGTCGCCGTGATGGTAGCCGGCCCGCGCGGAGGTTTTTCCGTTTGAATTTTTGGTCATGTGATTATCTATAACATTTTGCTTGACGACCGGTCAAGCCGCCGTTATGTTATATGTCATCACATCGACGCCTGAGCCCAGACTTCGATGTAACCGAGGCAATCGAGCCAACCGTCTCCATCGAAAGGACTCTCGCCATGAGCCAAATTCTGCTGCCGCTTCCCAGCCGCGATTTCGATCCCTCCGAAGTCTCAGTGAGCTGGAAAATCCTGACCCAGTGCGGCCATCAGGTCGTCTTCGCAACGCCGGACGGCAAACCGGGCGCCTGCGACCCGATCATGCTCTCTGGTATCGGGCTAGACCCCTGGAGCGGCATTCCGGTGCTTCGCAATGTCCGCGTCCTGGGCCACCTGTTGGGTGCCAACGCGGACGCCCGGCGCGCCTATGCCGAAATGCAGCGTGACGCGAACTTTGCGAACCCCATCCGCTGGGACCAGACCGGACACAAGGACTTCGACGGCCTGCTGTTGGGCGGCGGACACTGGGCGCGCGGCATGCGCGAGTACCTCGAAAGTTCTCACCTTCAGCGCGTCACCACCGACTTCTTCGCCGAGGAAAAACCGGTGGCCGCGATCTGTCATGGCGTGCTGCTGGCCGCCCGCAGCACGCGGGCCGATGGCCTCTCCGTGCTATACGGAAGAAAGACCACGGCGCTCACCTGGGCGCTCGAACGCAAGGCAAGTGTGCTGGCCCATGTCGGGCGCTTCTGGGATCGCAACTATTACCGCACCTATACGGAGGCCGCGGGACAACCGGCCGGGTACATGTCCGTACAGCAAGAAGTCACGCGCGCCCTCGCCAGCGCCGGGGACTTCGTCGACGTTCCCGCAGGCGACCCCGATTTCCGACGCAAGACGAGCGGTACAGCCCGCGATACCGCGACGGACAATCGTCCCGCCTGGGTGGTGCGCGACCGCAACTACGTGTCCGCGCGCTGGCCGGGAGACGTCCACACCTTTGCCCGCATGTTTGCCGCAGTGCTCGACGCTGCGGCAGTCGAGCGGTCACGATGCGCGGGCGGTGACTCTCGCTCCGGGCAACCGGCCGCACAAACCGCTACCGCTCGCGCCTGACCACATTAACGCCTGCAGAATCGCCAGCAATACGCGCTTTACTTCGCATTCCCTATGAATCAGGAAATCATGGTTACTCAAGACGCAGTCGACTATACGCAACACTGGTGGCCCAGTCACAAACCGGCTTTCATGTCGTTGACGAACGGCGGCCCTCAGGTCCGCTATCTGCGCGCGGGCCACGGTCCGGCGCTGGTTTTGCTGCACTCCCTTCGTACCCAGCTGGACCTGTTTCAGCGCGTCATCCCGAAGCTCGTCGGTCGCTTCACCGTGTATGCGTTCGATTACCCCGGCTTTGGGTGGTCGGAAATCGTGCCTGGCGCCGACTATCAAGAGCCGGCAATGCGCACACATGTCGTGAACTTCATCGAACGGCTCGATCTGCGCGACGTCACCCTGGTGGGCGAGTCGCTAGGCGCCACGTTGGCATTGACCGCGGCAGCCGTACTCCGCGATCGCGTGAAACAAGTCGTTGCCTTCAACCCGTACGACTATCTTCCGGGTGTGGAGCGGGCAAATCTGCTCGCGTCCCTCGTCGTCAAGAGCGTGCGCGCGCCCGTTATCGGGCCGGCTTTCGCGGCCATGGAAAGCCGGTCCACACTCGCCGGCATCCTCAAAGGCGGCCTTCACGACCCGCGCAACCTGCCGCCGGACTTCATCGACGAATTGCTGAAAAGCGGAAAACGCCCGGGCTACTCACAGCTCGCGCGCGCCATGTACAGAGCCTTGCCGAGCTACGTTTCGGCAAGACAGGGCTACACAAGGATCGACGCCCCCGTCACGCTGGTCTACGGCGATCGCGATTGGTCGCGTCCGGTCGAACGCGAAGCGAACGTGAAGCTGATCAGGAATGCAAAGACGATCGTTCTGAATGACGCCGGTCACATCGTTTCGCTCGACAAGCCGGACGACTTTGCCCGCTTCGTTCTGGACACCCAATCAACCCTCTGCCCCGCCGTCTGAAATGCTCCTGGATGGCCTGCCCCCCTAGGCACACGCTGCGCGCTCCAACGGCTGGCAGCGTACTCAAACTCACGTTCTATCAAGGACCCACACCGCATGTCGAACACCATTCTTGTTACCGGTGCCACCGGCACCGTAGGCCGCGAACTCGTCAACGCGCTTAAAGCGGCCGGAGCGAACCTCGTGGCCATGTCGTCCACCGGCAAAGCCGTTGAGGGCATCGAAACCCGCCATGCCGATCTCGCGAACCCCGCGAGCCTCGTGCCCGCGTTGCGCGGCATCCACACCCTGTTCCTGCTGCTTCCGCTGCAGGCCGACATGGTCGAGCTGGCCCGCAATGCCCTCGACGCGGCCAGAATGGCCGGCGTCAAGCACATCGTTCGCTCGTCGGGGGCCGAAGCCGTGTCCGCAAACCCTTCTGCGGTGGGTCTCGTCCAGAGGCAGATCGACGAGTTGGTGAAGCAGTCCGGTATGGCGTACACGCTGACGCTGCCAAATTGCTTCATGCAGAACTATCTGACGTTCTACGGCGATGCGATCCGCGCAGGGACGCTTTATCTGCCACAGGGCGAGGGAAAGGTCTCGTTCGTCGACGTGCGCGACATAGCGGCCGTCAACGCTTCGATTCTCCGGCAACCTGCCGCGCACGCCGGCAAGACGTACACGCTGACCGGCCGTGAGGCGTTGTCCAACGCCGACGTCGTTGAGCGCATTGGTGCAGCGCTGGGACGCAGCATCGGCTACGTGGCCGTGCCGGATGAAGCCGCGATCGCCTCCATGCGGGAAGCGCAGCTGGACGCGTGGTCGATCGAAACCGTCATGAGCTTGAATCGCGCTATCGCGGCCGGCCACGCGGCGGCAGTGAGCCCCGATGTCGAGACGCTGCTCGCGCAGCCCCCGCGCACCTTCGAGCAGTTCGTAACGGATCACGCGGCAAGCTGGGGTGGGAAAGCAGCGCGCTGACGCTGACCGTCCCGGCTGGTACAGTAGGTGCCGCCAGCCGGGACGCAGGACTCGCTTGAAGCCTCCGCTCAATGCGGCAACGCCGGAATCATCCAGCTCAGCACGTGCTGCTGCAGGAACACGAGCACGCCGAGCACCAGCGTGAGGAACACGCTGTGCCAGAAAGTCCGCACGAACACTTCGCCTTCCTTGCCTTTGAGGTCCGTCGTGGCCACGCCGGTCGCGATGTTTTGCGGCGAGATCATCTTGCCCATCACGCCGCCCGACGAGTTGGTGGCGGCCATCAGCACCGGGTCGA
It encodes the following:
- a CDS encoding SDR family oxidoreductase, producing the protein MSSSSGKVAIVTGSSRGIGAEIAIRLAQDGFRVVVNYASHAGPAEEVAAKIREAGGDALLVKADIADPAAAIALFDAAQRAYGGIDVVVNSAGVMNQAKIVDFDDATFDRTVAINFKGAFNVSREAARRVRDGGRIVNLTTSVTGMRLPTYAVYIATKCAVEGLTQVLAQEMRGRGITVNAVAPGPVATDLFLAGKSPELIDRMAKMNPLERLGQTEDIASVVAFLVGPQGGWINGQVVRANGGMC
- a CDS encoding malate dehydrogenase codes for the protein MSKPAQRVAVTGAAGQIAYSLLFRIARGDLLGEDQPVILQLLELPQALEALRGVVMELEDCAFPLLRSIEISDNPRVAFRDADYAMLVGSRPRGKGMERRDLLAANGAIFRTQGEALNEVASREIKVLVVGNPANTNAWVARRYAPDLPADAISAMIRLDHNRAVSKLAARCGVAVDAVSRMIVWGNHSPTMYPDYRFALIDGQPAAVRVADERWNREVFIPEVARRGTAIIEARGASSAASAANAAIDQMRDWIHGSADGWVSMSVPSDGSYGVPEGLMFGVPVICRDGTFERVAGLEIDAFAREKIGASVQELVEESLAVEAMLFAHGA
- a CDS encoding TDT family transporter — translated: MNAKTYGALPTHRRQGWAERVRQFTPNWFAMTMGNGVVYLVLAGLPWHFAGQTALAQMLWAVSIALYAVFTAMLIGRWVFYPETIRPMLHHPLQSMFLGAVPMGLAPIINGIVLFAGPHLGDGAYQLAYKLWCLDALLAIAVAIGVPYMMFTAQSHAFERITAVLLLPIVAPEVAAASAAVLAPHVDAQTARFLVAAGYVLWALSVPLAFSVLTVVFFRLVIHKLPHRDLGPSSWLTLGPIGTGALGLLTLGLAAPAAYAGTPLAATALVARDIGLIGSLLLWGVGLWWLATAMLFTVRYSREGLPFNLGWWGFTFPLGVYTVATFGLYRATGFAAFAVFGGVLATMLGAFWVVVLSRTLRGLARGELFHAPCLVALSRAALG
- a CDS encoding TetR/AcrR family transcriptional regulator, producing MTKNSNGKTSARAGYHHGDLRRTLVRIAREEIAQSGAHAVSLASLARLAGVSQPAPYRHFADRDALLEAVTTEGFDEFSATLAAAASAGEAGGALKAMALAYVAFGEANVELYRLMFASHVVPKAGSGSALEAAAVGAFNRLREALSATTPADRVDDEAHLVWAQLHGLVMLKADGHIKRPLSQLVEVSSLFNRG
- a CDS encoding type 1 glutamine amidotransferase domain-containing protein — its product is MSQILLPLPSRDFDPSEVSVSWKILTQCGHQVVFATPDGKPGACDPIMLSGIGLDPWSGIPVLRNVRVLGHLLGANADARRAYAEMQRDANFANPIRWDQTGHKDFDGLLLGGGHWARGMREYLESSHLQRVTTDFFAEEKPVAAICHGVLLAARSTRADGLSVLYGRKTTALTWALERKASVLAHVGRFWDRNYYRTYTEAAGQPAGYMSVQQEVTRALASAGDFVDVPAGDPDFRRKTSGTARDTATDNRPAWVVRDRNYVSARWPGDVHTFARMFAAVLDAAAVERSRCAGGDSRSGQPAAQTATARA
- a CDS encoding alpha/beta fold hydrolase, translating into MNQEIMVTQDAVDYTQHWWPSHKPAFMSLTNGGPQVRYLRAGHGPALVLLHSLRTQLDLFQRVIPKLVGRFTVYAFDYPGFGWSEIVPGADYQEPAMRTHVVNFIERLDLRDVTLVGESLGATLALTAAAVLRDRVKQVVAFNPYDYLPGVERANLLASLVVKSVRAPVIGPAFAAMESRSTLAGILKGGLHDPRNLPPDFIDELLKSGKRPGYSQLARAMYRALPSYVSARQGYTRIDAPVTLVYGDRDWSRPVEREANVKLIRNAKTIVLNDAGHIVSLDKPDDFARFVLDTQSTLCPAV
- a CDS encoding SDR family oxidoreductase, which encodes MSNTILVTGATGTVGRELVNALKAAGANLVAMSSTGKAVEGIETRHADLANPASLVPALRGIHTLFLLLPLQADMVELARNALDAARMAGVKHIVRSSGAEAVSANPSAVGLVQRQIDELVKQSGMAYTLTLPNCFMQNYLTFYGDAIRAGTLYLPQGEGKVSFVDVRDIAAVNASILRQPAAHAGKTYTLTGREALSNADVVERIGAALGRSIGYVAVPDEAAIASMREAQLDAWSIETVMSLNRAIAAGHAAAVSPDVETLLAQPPRTFEQFVTDHAASWGGKAAR